The proteins below come from a single Oceaniferula flava genomic window:
- a CDS encoding PEP-CTERM sorting domain-containing protein (PEP-CTERM proteins occur, often in large numbers, in the proteomes of bacteria that also encode an exosortase, a predicted intramembrane cysteine proteinase. The presence of a PEP-CTERM domain at a protein's C-terminus predicts cleavage within the sorting domain, followed by covalent anchoring to some some component of the (usually Gram-negative) cell surface. Many PEP-CTERM proteins exhibit an unusual sequence composition that includes large numbers of potential glycosylation sites. Expression of one such protein has been shown restore the ability of a bacterium to form floc, a type of biofilm.), with amino-acid sequence MNTYKNILTLAVLGAASWAGTMQLDAASYTFLGGGSITVGANWENDSDNSTGTVPGSGDTGVIAVDGTYAANIWNTSGANILQTGGDIVSSGGGTSQNFNFNGGSTYTMTGGSFTSRGLLANGTTINLLGGTWTVGNGTSGSGFGVGNGGTLNIGGTMIIDNNRTTAHGFSSSSGTIDFAADWTGSWTNPTVDTAAWKTEITTGNYTLGGVDITEISFDEDFVVTGNTLSLVAVPEPSSAALLGLGGLALIMRRRK; translated from the coding sequence ATGAACACATATAAAAACATACTCACTTTGGCTGTGCTCGGTGCGGCGTCTTGGGCTGGCACCATGCAGCTTGACGCTGCGTCATATACCTTTTTGGGAGGCGGCAGTATAACGGTAGGGGCGAACTGGGAAAATGACTCGGATAACTCCACTGGAACGGTTCCTGGCAGTGGCGACACCGGGGTGATCGCCGTGGACGGAACTTATGCCGCTAACATATGGAATACCTCGGGTGCCAATATCCTGCAAACAGGTGGAGATATCGTCAGTTCAGGTGGCGGCACCTCACAGAATTTCAACTTCAACGGTGGTAGCACTTATACCATGACCGGAGGTTCATTTACTTCACGTGGTCTTCTAGCCAACGGAACGACGATTAATCTGCTCGGCGGAACTTGGACGGTTGGCAACGGGACTTCAGGCAGCGGTTTCGGTGTTGGGAACGGAGGAACGCTGAACATTGGAGGCACGATGATCATCGATAATAACCGAACCACTGCTCACGGTTTTTCCAGCAGTTCGGGCACGATCGACTTTGCTGCTGACTGGACCGGTAGCTGGACCAACCCCACGGTGGATACGGCAGCCTGGAAAACGGAGATCACCACGGGTAACTACACCCTGGGTGGCGTGGATATCACCGAGATTTCGTTTGATGAGGACTTCGTGGTCACCGGGAACACCCTGAGCCTGGTGGCTGTGCCTGAGCCATCATCCGCCGCCCTACTCGGTCTTGGTGGTCTGGCGCTGATCATGCGTCGCCGCAAGTAA
- a CDS encoding TolC family protein, protein MFNWDSFTRRAPVLLGIGLLTACTVGEDYEQPDVNHPDRWSELETSGLKNGQLDRSALNAWWKSFGDRKLNDLVNRAVSGNLSLKAAASRLLEARSQRVVAGSARFPTINLGGDMIRTEFSQTSRTPYPTGTVYEGGFDAGWELDLFGGIRRQVQAAKANEQAKMESYGDVRVTLLAEVAVNYVEIRAYQARLTVAEANRDAQAKTLELVEANVQGGEASPLDLTQARSNLEMTRSQIPAIETALARTRHRLEVLLGQAPGTLKAELNTRRKIPVAPADIAVGIPAEVLRRRPDVRRAERELASQSAKVGVAVAELYPKLTLVGTVGLESLDSGDFLKSASHVFNVGPSVKWNIFSAGRVRQNIAIQNARQKQALIAYEGTILNALKEVEDALVSYGKEMVRRESLRKAEASTRESVKMAEELYRGGETSFLTVLDAQRSLYTVQDQLTQSNARISTNIIMLYKALGGGWQ, encoded by the coding sequence ATGTTCAACTGGGATTCATTCACTCGGCGTGCTCCAGTTCTCCTCGGCATCGGTCTACTGACCGCCTGCACGGTGGGCGAGGATTATGAACAGCCCGATGTGAATCATCCCGACCGCTGGAGCGAGCTGGAAACCAGTGGCCTGAAAAATGGTCAGTTAGATCGCAGCGCACTCAATGCGTGGTGGAAGAGCTTTGGCGATCGCAAACTCAACGACCTGGTGAACCGGGCGGTGAGTGGCAATCTGAGCCTGAAAGCGGCCGCTTCCCGTCTCCTTGAGGCGCGCTCGCAGAGAGTGGTCGCTGGCAGTGCTAGGTTCCCAACCATCAATTTAGGCGGCGACATGATCCGCACCGAATTCAGTCAAACATCGAGAACGCCCTACCCCACAGGAACTGTCTACGAGGGTGGTTTTGATGCCGGCTGGGAGCTGGATTTGTTTGGAGGAATCCGACGCCAGGTTCAGGCCGCGAAGGCCAACGAGCAGGCGAAGATGGAAAGCTATGGCGATGTGCGGGTGACCTTGCTGGCGGAAGTGGCGGTGAACTACGTGGAAATCCGCGCGTATCAGGCGCGGTTAACGGTCGCGGAGGCCAACCGTGACGCCCAGGCAAAGACGCTGGAACTGGTTGAGGCGAACGTCCAAGGCGGCGAGGCATCACCGCTCGATCTCACCCAGGCGCGCTCGAATTTGGAAATGACACGCTCGCAGATCCCGGCGATCGAGACTGCGCTGGCACGCACCCGGCACCGGTTGGAGGTTTTGTTAGGTCAGGCACCGGGGACTTTAAAAGCGGAGTTAAACACGCGCCGGAAGATCCCGGTGGCACCTGCGGACATTGCCGTGGGCATCCCAGCAGAGGTGCTGCGGCGCCGACCCGATGTCCGCCGAGCCGAACGTGAACTCGCCTCCCAATCCGCCAAGGTGGGGGTCGCTGTGGCCGAGCTCTATCCGAAGCTGACTCTGGTCGGAACTGTGGGATTGGAGTCACTCGATTCCGGCGATTTTCTCAAGTCTGCCAGCCACGTCTTTAACGTCGGCCCGTCGGTGAAATGGAACATCTTCAGCGCCGGCCGCGTGCGGCAGAACATCGCCATTCAAAATGCCCGCCAAAAACAGGCGCTGATTGCCTATGAGGGAACGATTTTAAACGCACTGAAAGAAGTCGAGGACGCGCTGGTTTCCTATGGCAAGGAGATGGTGCGCCGTGAGTCGCTGCGCAAAGCGGAGGCATCCACCCGCGAGTCGGTGAAGATGGCCGAGGAACTCTATCGTGGTGGCGAGACAAGTTTTCTAACTGTCCTGGACGCCCAGCGGTCGTTGTACACGGTCCAGGACCAACTCACTCAAAGTAATGCCCGGATCAGCACGAATATCATCATGCTTTACAAGGCACTTGGCGGCGGGTGGCAGTAG
- a CDS encoding PEP-CTERM sorting domain-containing protein (PEP-CTERM proteins occur, often in large numbers, in the proteomes of bacteria that also encode an exosortase, a predicted intramembrane cysteine proteinase. The presence of a PEP-CTERM domain at a protein's C-terminus predicts cleavage within the sorting domain, followed by covalent anchoring to some some component of the (usually Gram-negative) cell surface. Many PEP-CTERM proteins exhibit an unusual sequence composition that includes large numbers of potential glycosylation sites. Expression of one such protein has been shown restore the ability of a bacterium to form floc, a type of biofilm.) → MKTQNIKKTITKHAVSALLVLTLGGSASAATLSVTALGDPDQAIDLTALGTGDWALYTTTDLEPTESKAGGSGINAVTYAGSDVLGASNSSQSILYSWSDGSPTASNPGGTFDADHLSTVNEPGSAVFSTSVLASTTLNTLYVTYGQWNAVSRITVSLSDGSIADQQLDLSTNDHQTVQIDFASDTDAVLDVEIEFLSDTGNNNSQLRFQSLALANAVDPIPEPSTSALLGLGGLALILRRRK, encoded by the coding sequence ATGAAAACACAGAACATCAAGAAAACGATCACCAAGCACGCTGTATCCGCGCTGCTGGTTCTCACATTGGGCGGATCAGCAAGTGCGGCTACACTGAGTGTGACGGCCTTGGGGGACCCCGATCAAGCCATCGACCTAACGGCTCTCGGCACCGGCGATTGGGCGCTCTATACGACGACTGATCTTGAGCCGACCGAGAGTAAAGCGGGAGGCAGTGGGATCAATGCTGTCACCTATGCGGGCTCCGACGTTCTTGGAGCATCTAATTCGAGCCAGAGTATTTTGTACTCATGGTCGGACGGTAGCCCGACTGCGAGCAACCCAGGCGGAACCTTTGACGCTGACCATTTGAGCACTGTTAATGAGCCAGGCTCAGCGGTGTTCTCGACAAGTGTGCTGGCCTCGACAACGCTCAACACGCTTTATGTGACCTACGGACAGTGGAATGCAGTTTCTCGTATTACAGTGTCGTTATCGGATGGCTCGATTGCTGATCAGCAACTTGATTTGTCCACCAACGATCACCAAACGGTGCAGATTGATTTTGCCTCGGATACGGATGCGGTGCTTGATGTGGAAATTGAATTTCTATCGGATACGGGAAATAATAACAGCCAGCTGCGTTTTCAGAGTTTAGCCTTGGCGAACGCTGTTGATCCGATTCCAGAGCCCTCCACGAGCGCTCTGCTCGGACTGGGTGGTCTGGCTCTGATCTTGCGTCGTCGCAAGTAA
- a CDS encoding substrate-binding domain-containing protein produces the protein MPHLDRTSLAEQLARALSEEIENGVWTKRLPGYRVLGKRFGVSRPTCERALLILESNGLIGPAEPGKMRAVLRQKVKTPNTERMHLLIVIDSRHPPTQLDAALIKRMEDFWISEGGETSRVEGDLTRIHQPTYLLKKWLQMSGANCVLFETITPEWIAHLEHFGLHCYATGGHIGAGSGLLSGCGFKLVLCIDTLFRKLLALGHRRILLVLARATDEESMAEAIRRTTDPILAETWDGEEITFSIEVPDLTNPSDWHHWWQSTLDREQPSVVVTENAFQGLCLNTYCLERGIQMPRDMSIVVLEDADFLTWLKPPATRYRYLYNEAFRHFRDWVRGGFSPGSVKALSAEQVGGASLGPAPQAARSSVQKNGE, from the coding sequence ATGCCCCATCTAGACCGAACCTCGCTTGCCGAGCAGCTGGCCCGCGCCCTTAGCGAAGAGATCGAAAACGGCGTCTGGACCAAGCGCCTGCCTGGCTATCGCGTGCTGGGAAAACGCTTTGGAGTCAGTCGTCCTACCTGTGAACGGGCCTTGCTGATCCTCGAATCCAATGGCCTGATCGGTCCTGCAGAACCCGGTAAAATGCGCGCCGTGTTACGGCAAAAGGTCAAAACCCCGAACACAGAGCGGATGCACCTGCTAATTGTCATTGATAGCCGCCATCCCCCTACCCAATTAGACGCAGCCCTGATCAAACGTATGGAGGATTTCTGGATCAGCGAGGGAGGCGAAACCAGTCGCGTGGAAGGTGACCTGACGCGCATCCATCAGCCTACGTATCTGCTCAAGAAATGGTTGCAAATGTCGGGTGCCAACTGCGTGCTCTTTGAAACCATCACCCCGGAATGGATTGCGCACCTTGAACACTTTGGACTACACTGTTATGCAACAGGAGGCCACATCGGCGCAGGCTCAGGTTTACTCTCTGGCTGTGGTTTTAAACTGGTGCTGTGCATCGATACTTTATTTCGAAAGCTCCTCGCGCTCGGTCACCGACGCATCCTACTGGTGCTTGCGCGGGCCACCGATGAGGAATCAATGGCCGAAGCCATCCGCCGAACCACGGATCCGATTCTCGCCGAGACCTGGGACGGGGAAGAGATCACTTTTTCCATCGAGGTCCCAGACCTCACCAACCCATCCGACTGGCATCACTGGTGGCAAAGCACGCTAGACCGGGAGCAGCCTTCAGTGGTCGTTACCGAGAATGCCTTCCAAGGGCTCTGCCTGAACACCTACTGCCTCGAACGCGGCATCCAAATGCCACGTGACATGTCGATTGTGGTTCTGGAGGATGCCGATTTCCTCACCTGGCTCAAACCTCCCGCCACGCGCTACCGCTATCTCTACAACGAAGCATTCCGCCACTTTCGAGATTGGGTGCGTGGCGGATTCTCCCCAGGATCCGTCAAGGCTCTCAGCGCCGAGCAAGTCGGAGGTGCCAGCCTCGGCCCTGCGCCCCAAGCCGCCCGGTCATCCGTACAAAAAAACGGTGAGTAG
- a CDS encoding GntR family transcriptional regulator, which yields MARLERNTLSEQLAAEISKEITAGVWTERLPGHRILGKRYDVSRPTCERALNILEANGLISPAEPGKMRKILRKESKKAASDQLHLLVVIDSRHPPTQEDAALILQIEDFWKSEGGQTSRVQCDLMRIRKPEYLLKKWITASGANCVFFDTITLEWVKAVETFKLPCYATGGSLRGSVGLLSGSGFKIVDCITGLLREVLELGHRRILLVMGRATPEEVMTGAVQESTAPILAENWDSEEVSFSHMIPDLVHPSDWHEWWRMTLTKERPSVVITENVFQAICLNNYCLAHGIQMPRDMSLVVLEDADFLAWLQPSPTRYRHLHEDALRHFRSWVRGGFPHGSIKFLGAELVDGGQTLGPAPR from the coding sequence ATGGCCCGACTCGAGCGAAACACCCTTTCCGAACAACTCGCCGCTGAGATCTCGAAAGAGATCACAGCCGGTGTGTGGACAGAGCGCCTACCTGGGCACCGGATTTTAGGAAAGCGTTACGATGTCAGCCGCCCGACCTGTGAACGCGCCCTGAACATCCTCGAAGCCAACGGACTGATCTCCCCCGCCGAGCCAGGGAAGATGCGTAAAATCCTGCGCAAAGAGAGTAAAAAAGCCGCGTCAGATCAGCTGCACTTGTTAGTCGTCATCGATAGCCGCCATCCCCCAACTCAGGAGGACGCCGCCCTGATCCTGCAGATTGAGGATTTCTGGAAATCCGAAGGCGGCCAGACGAGTCGGGTGCAGTGCGATCTAATGAGGATCCGGAAACCTGAGTATTTGCTCAAAAAGTGGATCACCGCGTCCGGTGCCAATTGCGTGTTTTTCGACACGATCACGCTGGAATGGGTCAAGGCTGTCGAAACCTTCAAGCTCCCTTGTTACGCCACCGGTGGCAGCTTGCGTGGTAGTGTGGGGCTACTTTCGGGCAGCGGTTTCAAAATTGTCGATTGCATTACCGGCCTGCTACGCGAAGTGCTTGAGCTGGGGCATCGGCGCATCCTTCTGGTCATGGGCCGCGCCACACCTGAAGAGGTAATGACAGGTGCCGTGCAGGAAAGCACCGCCCCAATCCTCGCAGAAAACTGGGATAGCGAAGAGGTCTCCTTTTCCCACATGATTCCAGATCTCGTCCATCCATCCGACTGGCACGAGTGGTGGCGAATGACGCTGACCAAAGAACGACCGTCGGTGGTCATCACCGAGAATGTTTTTCAGGCCATTTGCTTGAACAACTACTGTCTCGCGCACGGCATCCAAATGCCTCGTGACATGTCGCTCGTCGTCTTGGAGGACGCTGATTTTCTCGCTTGGTTGCAGCCATCACCCACACGCTATCGCCACCTGCACGAGGATGCTCTGCGACATTTCCGAAGCTGGGTCCGCGGTGGATTCCCGCATGGCTCGATCAAGTTTCTGGGTGCCGAATTAGTCGACGGTGGCCAGACCTTGGGCCCCGCCCCGCGCTAG
- a CDS encoding HlyD family secretion protein, which produces MKIKQCTAPRGSVTRKLPLILILLALVAGGIWYLTREPESELPAGIVSGNGRIEADQVDISTKYPGRVSEILVDEGELVKPGQVLARMDDAEIKTQLARAKAQLASAKESIKEAEALIAQKKSSLTLAEQELQRALPLVEKGVMSQRVGEQRKALLDSAKAALAAAMAHLETAKSTTLAAEATVNQIQVQLDECVLKSTTQGRVLYRLAETGEVLGAGGKILTLLDLSEIHMEVFLPSADSGKIAIGSEARITLDAASSEYAIPAVVSFVSPEAQFTPKQVETLNERQKLMFRVHIRIPQELVLRHIDKVKTGVRGMGYIRLDDSVAWPEALEKRYPGDQPK; this is translated from the coding sequence ATGAAAATAAAACAATGCACGGCACCTCGTGGGTCGGTCACCCGCAAGCTGCCTCTCATTCTTATCCTGCTCGCACTGGTTGCGGGCGGAATCTGGTATCTGACCCGTGAGCCTGAGTCGGAGCTGCCGGCGGGTATCGTCAGCGGCAATGGCAGGATCGAGGCCGATCAGGTGGATATTTCCACCAAGTATCCTGGTCGGGTCTCGGAAATCCTGGTGGACGAGGGCGAGCTGGTCAAACCGGGCCAGGTTCTGGCACGCATGGACGATGCGGAGATCAAAACTCAACTGGCACGGGCGAAGGCCCAGCTGGCCAGCGCCAAGGAGTCGATCAAGGAGGCCGAGGCACTGATTGCTCAGAAAAAAAGCAGCCTCACACTCGCCGAGCAGGAGCTGCAGCGTGCGCTGCCGTTGGTTGAAAAAGGTGTCATGTCCCAACGTGTCGGCGAGCAACGCAAGGCGCTGCTCGATTCAGCCAAAGCTGCGCTGGCCGCTGCCATGGCACACCTCGAAACCGCCAAAAGCACGACGCTAGCTGCCGAAGCGACGGTGAACCAGATCCAGGTCCAGCTGGATGAGTGTGTCTTGAAATCGACCACCCAAGGACGCGTCCTTTACCGACTCGCCGAGACCGGTGAAGTGCTCGGCGCCGGCGGCAAGATACTGACCTTGTTAGACCTGAGCGAGATTCACATGGAGGTGTTTTTGCCGTCGGCGGATTCGGGAAAAATCGCCATCGGTTCGGAAGCCCGCATCACCCTGGACGCAGCCTCCTCGGAGTATGCCATCCCCGCGGTGGTGAGTTTTGTTTCGCCCGAGGCCCAGTTCACCCCGAAGCAGGTGGAGACCTTGAACGAACGCCAAAAGCTGATGTTCCGCGTCCACATCCGCATCCCCCAGGAGCTGGTGCTGCGGCATATCGACAAGGTGAAAACCGGAGTGCGCGGCATGGGCTACATCAGACTGGACGACAGCGTCGCCTGGCCAGAGGCACTCGAAAAACGTTATCCGGGTGACCAGCCCAAGTAG
- a CDS encoding PEP-CTERM sorting domain-containing protein (PEP-CTERM proteins occur, often in large numbers, in the proteomes of bacteria that also encode an exosortase, a predicted intramembrane cysteine proteinase. The presence of a PEP-CTERM domain at a protein's C-terminus predicts cleavage within the sorting domain, followed by covalent anchoring to some some component of the (usually Gram-negative) cell surface. Many PEP-CTERM proteins exhibit an unusual sequence composition that includes large numbers of potential glycosylation sites. Expression of one such protein has been shown restore the ability of a bacterium to form floc, a type of biofilm.) — protein MMKIEQTMKSIRSLTALTLTGVAMVSASANAATLASWDAWADSDTAGGLASDFSTASITTTITGTAVRDIVTNRGSNDGTFGTLAGAVSDTNALRMNKPDGSILQVNVANNSGATLSFDQLHFDGVFTGDSIRDFEVVFVNTSTATTSGLLGSGSITSDTNTVTFVADYDDFDIDVSSITLDSGDEGYFQITFDGGTGGINSASTIDNVALTTVVPEPSSAALLGLGGLALIMRRRQ, from the coding sequence ATGATGAAGATAGAACAAACAATGAAATCAATCAGGTCTCTGACCGCTCTGACGCTGACGGGCGTCGCCATGGTCTCCGCATCAGCAAATGCCGCAACTCTGGCATCCTGGGATGCCTGGGCGGACAGTGACACAGCCGGTGGCTTAGCTTCCGATTTTTCCACGGCGTCGATAACTACTACGATCACCGGTACTGCGGTCCGGGACATTGTCACCAATAGAGGCAGTAATGACGGAACGTTCGGAACCTTAGCTGGAGCGGTATCCGATACAAACGCACTACGGATGAACAAACCTGACGGTTCAATCTTGCAAGTGAATGTTGCCAACAATTCAGGAGCTACCCTGTCCTTCGATCAATTGCATTTCGATGGCGTGTTTACGGGTGACAGCATTCGGGACTTTGAGGTCGTATTTGTGAACACTTCCACGGCGACCACCAGTGGTCTGTTAGGTTCAGGCTCAATCACCTCTGATACGAATACCGTCACATTCGTTGCTGACTACGATGATTTCGATATTGATGTAAGCTCGATCACTTTGGATAGCGGTGATGAAGGATACTTTCAGATCACCTTCGATGGTGGCACTGGTGGTATCAATAGCGCTTCAACGATCGACAATGTTGCTCTTACGACCGTCGTTCCTGAGCCATCTTCCGCGGCCTTGCTTGGCCTCGGTGGACTTGCGCTGATCATGCGTCGGCGCCAGTAA
- a CDS encoding PEP-CTERM sorting domain-containing protein, with protein sequence MMKKHLAYSISSLCMAATPLAYAATPMISTTDFVVAIDADGNGSIGLWGNELSFLTDGIENNKAIWGGASNSGFIVTPTLASGLVASFDIRSADHGPRDVTSWAIYGTNDAITSTSNSTGTDENWTFIDSGTLADPAPWTTTSVAVDASEAYTSYKVLFPTTVGEDTETAVAEFQLYAVPEPSSAALLGFGGLALILRRRK encoded by the coding sequence ATGATGAAAAAACACCTCGCTTACTCGATTAGTTCATTATGCATGGCCGCCACGCCGCTGGCCTACGCAGCCACGCCCATGATTTCCACCACGGACTTTGTGGTGGCTATCGATGCCGATGGGAATGGTAGTATCGGACTTTGGGGGAATGAATTGTCTTTCCTGACCGACGGTATTGAGAACAACAAGGCGATCTGGGGAGGCGCATCCAATAGCGGCTTCATCGTCACACCTACCTTGGCGAGTGGCTTGGTGGCTAGCTTTGATATCCGGTCGGCCGACCACGGTCCGCGCGATGTCACCAGCTGGGCAATTTACGGCACCAATGATGCCATCACGAGTACAAGCAACAGCACAGGCACCGATGAAAACTGGACCTTCATCGACTCTGGCACTTTGGCGGACCCCGCTCCATGGACCACTACTTCGGTCGCTGTCGATGCGAGCGAAGCCTATACCTCTTACAAGGTGCTCTTTCCTACCACCGTTGGTGAAGATACTGAGACAGCGGTCGCTGAGTTTCAGCTGTATGCCGTCCCGGAGCCCTCGTCCGCCGCGCTGCTTGGCTTCGGTGGCCTTGCCCTGATCCTGCGCCGGCGCAAGTAA
- a CDS encoding PEP-CTERM sorting domain-containing protein, giving the protein MKNTSKLRSIAAALFAISSFTSAANAALTISNWSATESTLSFDITGTITDDVAGGNAQQRLVIGIPGGNPEFVTNDIDYSDILRGSTRLDPSAVNLGLIYMFPNEATYLATDIIHIEKASQASFAVGDVLNHNIYFSDFDGDATLLNPEDVIVSWGYTVIDAGPELAHQVGAAAVPEPSSALLLGLGALALTARRKRS; this is encoded by the coding sequence ATGAAAAATACATCCAAACTACGCAGTATCGCAGCGGCTTTGTTCGCGATCAGCTCCTTCACCAGTGCCGCTAATGCCGCATTGACGATCTCCAATTGGAGTGCCACCGAATCGACACTCTCCTTCGATATCACGGGCACCATCACCGACGACGTCGCAGGAGGAAATGCCCAACAACGCCTCGTCATCGGCATCCCCGGCGGCAATCCTGAATTTGTCACCAACGATATCGACTACAGCGATATCCTCCGCGGCTCCACCCGCCTCGACCCCAGTGCCGTAAACTTGGGTTTGATCTACATGTTTCCCAACGAAGCCACTTATCTGGCAACAGACATTATCCATATTGAAAAAGCTTCACAGGCTAGTTTTGCTGTCGGAGATGTCTTAAACCACAACATTTACTTCTCAGATTTCGACGGTGACGCGACCTTGCTCAATCCCGAAGATGTCATCGTTTCCTGGGGATACACCGTTATCGACGCTGGGCCAGAACTCGCCCACCAAGTCGGTGCAGCTGCTGTGCCGGAACCATCTTCCGCTCTTCTATTAGGACTTGGTGCTCTCGCACTGACAGCCCGCCGTAAGAGAAGTTAG